GAACGAGGAGTTCGACGCGGAAATCCGCGACATGCTCAACGACGAGCAGTGGCAGCAGCTTCATCATGCCGGCTCGGTGGACATGGCATACGCGCTGGATGCGGACAACCGTTTCCGCGTGAATATCTTCCACACGATGGGCCGCAAGGCCATCGCCGCCCGTCGCATCAGCTCCAAGATTCTCGGCTATGCCGACCTGCACCTGCCGCCGATCATGGGCAAGATCGCCGAGGCGCATCAGGGCATGATCCTGCTCTGCGGCGTGACGGGCTCGGGCAAGTCGACGACGATCGCGGCGATGCTCCAGCAGATCAATGAAACCCGCCCGTGCCACATACTGACGATCGAAGACCCCGTCGAGTACATGTTCAAGGACGCCAAGGCGCTGGTCAATCAGCGTGAGATCGGCATCGACGTGCCGAACTTCGCCACGGCGCTTCGCGCGCTGGTGCGCGAGAACCCCGACGTGGTGCTCATCGGCGAACTGCGCGACCGCGAGACGTTCGAGGCGGCGGTGCAGGCGGCGGAAACGGGCCACCTCGTCTTCGGCACGGTGCACGCATCAAGCTGCGCCGGCGCGTTCGGGCGCATCTACAACCTGTTCGAGCCGGAGGAGCGCGAGCTGATCCGCGACATGTTCGCGTATTCGATGAAGGCGATCGTGTATCAGCGGCTCCTCAAGACGATCAAGCCGGAGCTGCCCCGCGTGCCGACGGTGGAGGTCTTGCTCAACACGCCGATCGTGACGAAACTGATTCTCGAGGGCCGCGAAGTCGAGTTGACGGAAGTCATCCGCAACAACGAGGGCGAAGGGATGATCGACCTGAATTCCTCTCTTGTGGACCTGGTCAACAGGGAGTACATTCACCCGCGGACGGCGATGGAGGCGGCCCGGAACGTGGACGAACTGAAGATGCGGCTCAAGGGCATCACGACGCGCGGGACGGGATGAGGAAGACAGCGGTCAGAGGTCAGTAGCCGGAAGTCAGATCGAGTAGCAACATGATGCACACGCTGGCGGCGGACGCGATCGTACCGATGAGCATTACGAAAGTGGTGCTCATGACGGTGTTGCTGTTTGGTTGGGGCAAGTGGGCGGCGCTGGTGGACAAGGACGCGATGTTCTACTACCAGGGCCGGCGCAAGTGGAACGCGATCCAGGCCGGTTCGGGCGCGCTGGCGTTTTTGGCGCTGGTGATGATTCCGTTTTTCATCGTCGGGTTCCTGCTGTGCGTCTGCGTCCTGGGCGGTGCGGCGGCGGCGTACATCGTGACGCGCAATCGCAACGTGGACGAGGCCAAGCGGTGGCGCTTCGACAAGGAGACGCTGCTGGCGGCGTTCACGAAGAAGCAGGAGGAAAAGGCGCTGGCGCAGGCGACGATGAAGTTCCCCAAGCCCGCGGCGGGACTGGCGCAGGTGCCCAAATCCGACGACCCGATGTACGCGCCGCATCTTCTTTTCGAACAGATCATCACGCCCGCCATCGCCCGGCGCGGCGAGCGGCTGGACATCGCCGGGACCGAAGGCGAGTTCGCCGTGCAGGTGCACATCGACGGCGTGGGGTACAAGCTGACGAAGCTCGACGCGGCGCCGGCGGTGGCGATGATCGACTACCTCAAGGCGCAGTGCGGCATGGACACGACCGACCGCCGGCGCAAACAGACGGGCAAAACCAGGATCGAACTGCTCGAAGGCGGAGCGCACGAGCTTTCGGTTTCGACGGCCGGTTCGACGCAGGGACTGACCTGCACGATCCTCGTCGATCCGCGCAAGAGCGTGATCCGCCCGCTGGGCGAACTGGGCATGCTCGAATCGCAGTTGGAGCGGCTCAAGGGTGTGATCGGCACGCAGCGCGGGACGGTGCTGGTGGCGACGCCGGCGCATCAGGGCCGCACGACGACGCTCTACACGCTCGTGGGCCAGCACGATCCGTACACGCAGGACATTCACACGATGGAGTCGGCGATCGAGGCGGAGCTTGAAGGGCTCACGCAGAAGGTCGTCGAGCCGGACCAGCTCAGCAAGGCGCTTTCGTCGCTGCTCTTGCGTGAGCCGGGGGTGGTGATGGTGGCGTCGGTGCCGGATGCATCGACGGCTCAGGTGATCGCCAAGGCGGGGGCGGAAGGCGTACGCATCTACGCGGGCATCCGGGCGGACGATACGTTCATGGCGCTGAAGATGTGGCTCAAAGCCGTGGGCGATCCGGGCGTGGTGTCGCAGGGTTTGGCGGCGATCGTGTCGCAGCGCCTGATGCGCAAGCTCTGCACCGTCTGCCGGCAGAAGTACACGCCCGACGCGGAGGCGCTTCGCAAGATGAACCTCCCGGCGGACCGGATCAAGGAACTGTACAAATCCGGCGGGAAAGTGCTCATCAAAGGCAAGCCCGAGCCGTGCCCGAACTGTCAGGGCCTCGGATATCACGGGCGGCTCGCGGCGTTCGAGGTGATGGTCATCGACGACGACGCGCGCCCGCTGCTCAAAGCCGGCGACCTGGAACAGCTCCGGGCGCATCTGCGCCGCAACAAGATCATCTATCTCCAGGAAGCCGCCCTCGCCGCCGTCGTGCAGGGACACACGAGCATCAGCGAAGTCATGCGCGCCATGGGTCAGCAGCAGGAGGGAAGCTAAGCCATGCTCAACCTCGCCATCATCCTCATCCTCGGATTCATGATCTACTGGTACGGCTCGCAGGGCGTCTTCTCCGCCCTGCTGCACCTGTTCATCACGATCCTCGCCGGCGTGATCGCCTTCGCGCTCTGGGAGCCGCTCGTGTACGGTTGGCTCCTCAATCGCATGCCCGACTCGGCATGGGGCGTCGGCCTGCTGCTGCCGTTCGGTTGCGCCCTGATCGCCCTGCGCGTTCCCTTCGATCAGTTCATCACGGGCAATCAGGACTTTCACAACATGGTCCAGCGCGGCGTCGGGGGATTCCTCGGGTTCCTCGCCGGCGTGCTGACCTGCGGCATGCTCGTCATCGGCCTGCAAATGACCGGCATCTCGAGTCTGCTCGGCTACAGCGGATGGGACCTCAACGAAGCGGGACAGCCCGAGCGGACGCAGAAACTGCTCATCCCCGTCGACTCGGTCGCCAGCGGGTTCTTCACCTTCCTGAGCCGCGGCGCCTTCGCACCCATCACCGGGCATGCCCGGCTCGGCACGTACCATCCGAACATCGCCATCGAAGCGTCGCTGTTCACCCAACCCGCCTTCGAACCCAGCCGCAAAGCCCTGCGTCCCGACAACGTGTCGCTCATGAGCGACAAGGGCTATTTCGCGCTCGCCGGCGAGTTGCCCAAGTCGCTCGCCGCACGGATTCAGCAGACGCCCGATGTGCAGACGGTGATCATCGGCACGGACGTGCAGCTTCAGGTGCAGGGCCGCGCCGGTGCGGCGGACGGCGACGCGACGTTCCGCGTGGCCCGACGGCAGATCATGCTCGCCTACGACGATCCCTACGCCCCGGCCGGGACGACGCGGACCGTCTTTCCCGTGGCGTACATTCAGAACGGCGAGCTTAAGGCGCTGGCGCTTCAGGGCGAGTAT
The nucleotide sequence above comes from Planctomycetota bacterium. Encoded proteins:
- a CDS encoding PilT/PilU family type 4a pilus ATPase — encoded protein: MSDTPAPQMQPTGRLRKFWEAAVKMEASDILIRPGQQVKFRLRGSLRSADAPAFTNEEFDAEIRDMLNDEQWQQLHHAGSVDMAYALDADNRFRVNIFHTMGRKAIAARRISSKILGYADLHLPPIMGKIAEAHQGMILLCGVTGSGKSTTIAAMLQQINETRPCHILTIEDPVEYMFKDAKALVNQREIGIDVPNFATALRALVRENPDVVLIGELRDRETFEAAVQAAETGHLVFGTVHASSCAGAFGRIYNLFEPEERELIRDMFAYSMKAIVYQRLLKTIKPELPRVPTVEVLLNTPIVTKLILEGREVELTEVIRNNEGEGMIDLNSSLVDLVNREYIHPRTAMEAARNVDELKMRLKGITTRGTG